The genomic segment CGTGGTCCCATAGCTGGCAGCACACCTGGAGCCCCAGGGCCAGGATCAGCACTGGCTGCCTCTCATTTTCCAGCCAGTGTTTACGGCTGAGTCATTTGGAGGCGGCACTGCACAGGTGTCTGCAGAGGGGCTCACACCCACACCTCTACTTTGCATGTCTCTCCCActctctgagctgctccttTTTGTCAGGAGGATGGTGTAAGGGGAGCATGGACAGCAAAGTCTCAGGTCGTCTGGTCCAtagccctgcccagctcagcctaGACAAGCATTTGGCAAGGAGAGATCAAACCTGCTCTTAGGTCTCCCTGGTCAGCCAtcccccagctcttcccagaaatttccttcagaatttttattcttaacAATAGGtaggctttggggttttttccctaatgtctagtctgaatttcttttcctctaatgTAAAAACATTATCAGGTCCACAGAAAATATTGTAACATTGTCCTTGTcctccatcctgctgctttctctcgTTTTCAAGCTAAACACTCTGGTTTGCCATTGATGTGACCTCCAGGATTTCTGTTGAAGGGCTAAGCTGACCATCTGCTATGTTGGTGGATGTTTAAACTTTATCTTCTCAATCCACAGGTGAGTACAAAATGCCGTGGCCTGTGGTGGGAATGTGTCACGAATGTTTTTGATGGGATCCAAACTTGTGATGAGTACGACTCCATCTATGCCGAGCACCCTGGTATGTAAGTCATAGATGTTTCTACAAGTAGTGGGGACACCTGAGTGTAGACTAAAAGAGTATCTGTTCTATGCAGTGACAGATAATTAGAGgcatgtttcttttctcagtgaGGTGTTACTCCCAGGGGAAGCTGGAGAAAGCTTCAccccagaaaaaaatgtcatagGATCTGACCCCATTACCCCCtacatttccatttcttgtGAACTAGAATGCTCTGCTTTTGTCCTGCAGTGAAGCTGGTGCTGACCCGAGCCATGATGATCACAGCAGATATCCTGGCAGGATTTGGATTTCTCTTCCTTGTGCTGGGATTGGACTGCGTGAAATTCCTTCCCGATGAGCCACTCATCAAGCTGCGCATCTGCCTGGTGTCTGGAGTTATGTTGCTCCTTGCAGGTATTCCCTGATGAGCCCCCATTCTTCAGGAAACCCTTTAGCAACCTGGGGAAGCACTGAAGTCTTCTCTTATTTTAGGGAGAGAGGCTGGGGATTTTCTGTATGGTAAACACAGGGGAAGAatctttatttgatttatttgtgCAACATAACTTCCTCTGTTCACCAGCTGCCCCTAACAGCACGTAGTTGAGTTTATCTGCTTTCAGTTCATGTATTGACCAGGTGACTTGGCTCTGAGTTGACTGACTTCCATTTACTGTGAAGCAGTCAGCCTTGTTGATAAAGCAAAGAGACCTAATTGCTGAAGGACTAGAAACTGCTGGCATCCCGGTTctgttcctggctctgccacagATTGTGTGACCTTGGGCAAGTCGCTTAGCCTGAAATCTCTGCAGCTGATCTCTAATAAAAGGATAATAATGTGTCTGTCTTTCCTAGGTGATAAATACCCAACTGGCTGAGGTGCTTTGCTGTTATAGCTAGTGGGggaattttaaatacaaaattaaatatctgaCTAGGTaccaaataatttcatttgacTTCATGCCAATATTGAGCAGCTACCTCTGTTCAGTGTGAGCAGATTTAATACATAACTCACCCAGGCTACTGGGAGCGCATGTAAAACACTTGGAGAGGTTCTTTTAAACATCTTGCATTCAATCCTCAAAGTTTGTGCGACAAACAGCGTCAAAGTTCTGAAAATCAAAAGagattagaaaattaaattctggaAGCAACTTTACAACAAGTTGGTAAACAAACAGAGAGGGGAGGAGCTTTCTGCCTTTTACTGCAGAAAGCTGAGTGCTGCCAGCGGATGCTGGTGGTGTGTGCAGTGCCAAGCTGTGAGGTGCAGCTTCTGCCTGACAGCGCTGCAGCTGATATCAGCAGGAGCCAGGGGGAATCTGCCAAAGGCTGAGGCTGAACAGGGGCCAGAACCTGCCATCCTTGGAAAGTTTTTCCATCCTGAAGTCTGACCCAGCAGACAGTAGCTATAGCTTCAGATTTTGTTTGTGATCTTCTCGTGGTCCACCTAAGAGCTGTGTGGCACCTTGCTCCTGTCCTGCAGGTCTCCCAGGCATTACGGGCTCAGTGTGGTACGCGGTTGATGTCTACGTGGAGCGCTCCTCTCTGGTCTTCCACAACGTGTTTCTGGGCATTCAGTACAAGTTTGGCTGGTCGTGCTGGCTCGGCATGGCAGGGTCACTCGGCTGTTTCTTATCTGGGTCCCTGCTCACCTGCTGCATGTATCTCTTCAGAGGTGAGGAACTGTGGCAGGGGTGAAGCACAGTTCAGAGAAAGAACCATTGCTTGGGGTGTGCTACAGGTGCACAGGGTGGGGGAAGTCCTTCAAGGACATCCTTTGGGATGGTTGTTCATCCCCAGTAGCAATACTTTTGGCTGTAAAATGGGAATAGTCTTAGGCATCTCTAGAAAGCAAACCGAGGTCTTCAGGTGGGAGCTGAGGTGTAAGTATGACATAAAATGTGTTGTTATTGTGTCACATCTTGGagtgctgctttctctgcattATGAAGTTTTGCAGCTGAAAGTCACCAAGCACACATGAGCAGTTCCTATTTCTCTTCCTGTGCCTCACAGAGACCAGTTCTGGAAGATTCCACTCTGCTTACTCCTTGAGGAAAGGCTATTCCTCAGCTGCGACCGTCGTAACAAATGTGCATTTGCCATCCTCACAAACAGCCACTGCCAAAATGTATGCAGTGGACACAAGAGTGTGAGGAGCAGGTAGGTGCTCCAGAAAgcattctgcttttatttgtagTGGATTGCACAGAGACCCAAGCTCTTGTGGTTGTGATACAGATGTAGTTACATTTCAAGGATCTACTGCATGCTACAATGTTTGCATTATGAGAGCTTCAAAAAAAGCCTTCCTTCGAGAAAGTGATCTCTGAGAGGATCTTGCTTTAGGGAATCCTGTTTTCTTGAGTGCTGAGGCCGCTTGCATGGACTGAAATAACCATCACAAACTCTTTCAGCATTTGTCTCAACACTATTGGTACAAGGAGATAAATCAGCTGTTCCTGAATCAGACCACAGTGTTCTGCATGAGGAGCCCCAGACTGCGAGATGGATCTGTTTCATGTCTGGCAACATATCAACAGAAtgtacaaagcagaaaatactgtcAAAAAGAGGGACTGACTGTCTGACCAACATCTGCACCCTGTGCACCCAGCATGGGGGTCTGCTTCTCTTACAGGCAGCTGGAGAGTTCTTCAGAAGATAAGAGTTGTATTAAGCATCTGACCCTTTATTTGGTCCATGAACTGCTGCACtgagaaaacactgcaaatcCAGGTGCATTCTCCCCTGCAGAATAGAATCCTTCTCAATCAGTGTTAAAATGTACATTACAGATACTCTAAACTCACTGAGATCTGGAAATTGCCAGCTTCATCCTGCTTAATAAAGACATTGCTTGGACAAAGAGAGTGAAGATCCAAAATCTGACCTTGTACATGACAATGTGTCTATATTAGCTAGAAACTAGGATAAATGATAGTAAAATCTGTTGTCCCTTTCTGTCAAAAGATATTTAAATCCAGTTCAGGACCTACTGCAATCCATGCTGCCATAGGCTGGACCTGGCTGGAGCATCAGCCAGGTCTTCATTAGGGTGGGTGGTAAAAACCCATTGTAGTTTAACAGATTCCCTAAGGATGAATGTGAAAATTCTTCCATGCCTTTAACAGAAAGAGAAGCTTAGACAGGGCTTTCTTAGGGTTGTTAGGAACTGTTCAAATTCAGTCCTTTCTACTGTGGGCACCACATCATAAGGTCACGGGCACTGGAGGTTGAGAAAAGGCTCTCAGCACAGAGATGTGTCTGCTCAGGGACAGTGAAGAAACAACAGTGGAGTCTCAGCATGGTGTGCACAGCCATGAGTACTCAGGCACCACCAGAGGTAGGCTTCCTCCACGGACTACTTGGTGGTGAGATTGgattttcttctcccagagagTATGAAGTAAAATGTTACGTTATGTGGGCCAGAGGTGGATGGGATGGCTGAGGATGGAGTGGGCTATGTCTCAGATATCACCTCTGATAGCCCCTACGATGGAAAATGAAGGGATGAGTCTTCTGATGGATTATCCTGGAAGCAGCAtcttgtgctgcagcacagaactgATCAGCATCGTTAAAACATAACCGAGTCCTGACACGGCTCCTAGTCAAGAAGTACTCAGGCTCTGGAACAGACAGGACAACAGCAGGTCCTTATGGCTCTGCTACAGGCTCAAGCACCTCCACAGGGCCCAGACCATAATGCAGCCATCTCAGCAAGAGCCCTTGTGGCAGCGCTGCTGCCCAGGTGACGGAGGTTCGTGCCTGCAGAGTTCATGCTGCTTGGGTTGGCAGATGTTTGTGTTAGTCCAACTGAAAGCAGGTTATTGCCAACAGAGGAACTGTATTGAACAGATGTAAACACAGTAGGGGAAGTGATGGAGGCTTTTTTACAAGGTTCTGGGAGTCAAGGAATACAAGAGTTATGAGTGATGTGATGAATTCACAGATCTCACCAAGAATGCACAAAGAGATCGGAGGTGACAGGAATTTCTGCCTGTTAACTGCATCCAGAGcttggttgttcttttttttttttttttaagtttttcacAGTCACatcagaaatgtgtttgctgtggggttttggggcaGGAGAGCTGATGCTGCTGATATGCTCTGCCGGGGCAAGGAAGTTCTGGGAACTCTTTTGAGTCTGGTTCCTGGGTTGTGCCCCTGATCCCCTGCTCCTTCAGGGACACACTGGAAATGAGATGGAGGGTGAACACACCCTAAAGGCAGAGTTGTGCTCAGTGACTGCTCCACTGCCCACATCCCCACTCCTGCCCAGAGAGGCAAATAGTCCCTCAGCCTCCCCGAGGGAGGAGAGATGCCGCAGTGCCACAGGCAGCCTCGGCTCGACTCACGCAGCACACATATGCTCCTGGGTAGGACTTGCTGAGCAAAGACTTCATCAGTTGGACCAAAATTCTGAATCAAAACCTCCCCAGCCTATACAGCCAGCACATTGTTCCTCCCCACAAACACTCAGGGACACCCTCCAGCCTCTTGTTGCTGTTTTCAATAGCTTTTTCTGAGCATGAAGATTATTTCTTGCTGCAAAGACTTATTCCTTTTTTAGCAAAGGAGAAATGCAGATTAATTGCAGATCCCAGACCATTGATTTCTCCTGTTCAGTAGTTGAGGAGAATTTTGGGCCTTCATCCTAGTGGTCTTCAGCTTGATTTAAGGTGGTGGGAGCTGTTTTGTGACTTGCAATGTGTGGGACACACCAAGCAGTGGCTCAGTGGGCACTTTGGGATCTAATGCCTGTGCCTTGATCAGGGGTGAATATAAAGGAGTTGTCTCATTAGtctctgcagccctgtgctcctTCTGGGGGTACACAAATAGAGCACATGCATACCCCAAATACTATCTTAACTCAGGGTCCATCCTCCTCAAATACACTTTGCATACAAAGAATATACATACAAATGTTCTTGCATAAAAGAATATTGCATAAACACTTGTGAACCTCTCTTCTTCAGTATCTGTGTGGAAtaagagttaattttttaaCCATGCTTCTATTCTAGCCAAACTCTATGATAGGTTTTGAGAATCCATCACCTGCACAAGAGGACTAGGAAGAGGTCACAGCAACCCTTAGGTTTGCCAGGTTAATGTTTTGTAACAACTGGTCCAGTGCTGCACTGCTTCATTATTCAAATTCTGCTGACAATCTATCTGATGTTTTGATCAGGTGTTGTTATTTAATTGTTAATCCCTGTTTGATTTAATACTGACACTGGTTTCATGACTGCAGGATTCACTCCTCATTTGCTCATTACCATGTCACAGTGCAGATCCATTTTAGTTTAGTTGTTTATTCATTAGCAAGAAACCTCCCAGAAAAGATACAggacttattttttctttcaaaatcacaAACAGTCCCTAAGGCTAAAGACATATCAGGTGAGCTCAGTTATTAAGGTATTTCCTTAATATCTACTTACATTTCATTCAAGCAGTAGCTGACTAGGAATAACAATAGACTGATTTTACCTTCCTGATCACCATTGATGACTTACCAAGGCTTTATTTCTCAATTGTTACTTTCAGCTGA from the Chiroxiphia lanceolata isolate bChiLan1 chromosome 10, bChiLan1.pri, whole genome shotgun sequence genome contains:
- the CLDN16 gene encoding claudin-16 produces the protein MRFFLQYVGCFFAFFSAGFLITSTWTDCWMVNADDSLEVSTKCRGLWWECVTNVFDGIQTCDEYDSIYAEHPVKLVLTRAMMITADILAGFGFLFLVLGLDCVKFLPDEPLIKLRICLVSGVMLLLAGLPGITGSVWYAVDVYVERSSLVFHNVFLGIQYKFGWSCWLGMAGSLGCFLSGSLLTCCMYLFRETSSGRFHSAYSLRKGYSSAATVVTNVHLPSSQTATAKMYAVDTRV